A window of the Salvelinus alpinus chromosome 3, SLU_Salpinus.1, whole genome shotgun sequence genome harbors these coding sequences:
- the LOC139570736 gene encoding voltage-gated potassium channel regulatory subunit KCNG3-like, producing the protein MKFGKSICILNVGGTKYAFSKEVIKDFPLSRVSRLHKCASEKEVLEVCDDYDQERNEFFFDRHSEAFCFIMLYVRYGKLRFVPQMCELSFYNEMIYWGLESSHLEFCCQRRLDDRMSDSYIHFSEEENNLDEEMRGENLVTRVVTEGEDSKWLERMRRTFDEPTSSVAAQILASVSVIFVIVSMVMLCASTLPDWKTAENNSVVEHRYNPDSLEHPSGIIEAVCISWFTAECIVRFIVSRDKCEFVKRPLNIIDLLAITPYYISISMTMLTGENSQLQRAGVTLRVLRMMRIFWVIKLARHFLGLQTLGLTLRRCYREMVMLLLFICVPMAIFSALAQLLEHGLDLESPNEDFASIPAACWWVIISMTTVGYGDMYPITVPGRVLGGLCVVSGIVLLALPITFIYHSFVQCYHELKFRSARCTRSLSAEFLN; encoded by the exons ATGAAGTTTGGGAAGAGCATCTGTATCCTTAATGTGGGTGGCACAAAATATGCGTTCTCTAAGGAGGTGATAAAAGATTTCCCTCTGAGTAGAGTGAGCCGTTTGCACAAATGCGCCTCGGAGAAAGAAGTACTGGAAGTGTGCGACGACTATGATCAGGAACGGAACGAGTTTTTCTTTGATAGGCACTCCGAGGCTTTTTGTTTCATCATGCTGTACGTGAGGTACGGGAAGCTACGGTTCGTCCCGCAGATGTGCGAGCTGTCATTCTACAACGAGATGATTTATTGGGGGCTGGAGAGCTCACACTTGGAGTTTTGCTGCCAGCGGAGACTGGATGATAGGATGTCCGACTCATACATTCATTTCTCCGAAGAGGAAAACAATCTCGACGAAGAAATGAGGGGCGAGAATTTGGTGACTCGAGTGGTCACAGAGGGAGAGGATTCGAAGTGGCTGGAGAGAATGAGAAGGACTTTTGATGAACCGACTTCATCAGTCGCAGCACAAATCTTAGCTTCAGTGTCCGTTATATTTGTTATAGTGTCCATGGTGATGCTTTGTGCGAGTACTTTGCCAGATTGGAAAACCGCTGAGAACAACAGTGTGGTGGAGCACAGGTACAATCCAGACTCTTTAGAGCATCCATCCGG GATCATCGAGGCTGTGTGTATCAGCTGGTTCACCGCCGAGTGCATCGTGCGCTTCATCGTGTCGCGGGACAAGTGTGAGTTTGTCAAACGGCCCCTCAACATCATCGACCTACTAGCCATCACGCCCTACTACATCTCCATCTCCATGACGATGCTGACAGGCGAGAACTCGCAGCTGCAGCGGGCGGGTGTCACCCTGCGTGTCCTGCGCATGATGCGCATCTTCTGGGTGATCAAGCTGGCCCGTCACTTCCTGGGCCTGCAGACTCTAGGGCTGACACTGAGGCGCTGCTACCGGGAGATGGTGATGCTGCTGCTGTTCATCTGCGTGCCCATGGCCATATTCAGTGCTCTAGCCCAGCTGCTGGAGCACGGCCTGGACTTGGAGTCGCCCAACGAGGACTTTGCCAGCATCCCTGCCGCCTGCTGGTGGGTTATTATCTCCATGACCACTGTGGGCTATGGAGACATGTACCCCATCACCGTGCCTGGGCGAGTGCTGGGTGGCCTGTGCGTGGTGAGCGGCATCGTGCTCCTGGCACTACCCATCACCTTCATCTACCACAGCTTCGTGCAGTGCTACCATGAGCTCAAGTTCCGCTCGGCCCGCTGCACGCGGAGCCTGTCCGCAGAGTTTCTCAACTGA